The following DNA comes from Carassius auratus strain Wakin chromosome 46, ASM336829v1, whole genome shotgun sequence.
atatctgaTTAtcgtttttacttttaaatatgtgACAGAATTTAAAATTTAGAGTTATGATcgttactaaaaaaaaactaaaagaaaagtttactttatttaaaagttaactgaaataaaatattgaatactttaaataattttttgtcatCTAGGTGACAAGGCAACATTTCCTATTTCTGTTTAGTTGacgttgatgtactaaaataactaaaactaataaattaatttaaaacttaataaaaagtatagatataataatttttttataaatttataaattttataaaattaataaaaattataagatagtaaaaacacatacaattaaagaaaatttaaaaataaacaaaaaagagaaagtttaaaaataaaacctaattcaaaatattaacaaaacctATAATAGTATAACAATGATACTAAAATTGCACTGTTGCCAATGATATTTCATATTGACTTTTGGCTTTTATATCAAATTCCATATATATGCTAAGATTGCTGTATGATGTATAATTTCCTTTCTTGTTCTCTCTGCAGCCGTTCTGTGGATGTGAGCACATACCCTGTGTCCTGTAGAGATCAGTGCAGCGGTCCTAAGCTGACACACTCTTTCCTGTTGTGTAAATATCCTTTACCGCCCTCTACTGGCAGCAGCCTGAAGACGCAATCACACACACTGTCAGCCCAGCTCCTCGCTGCTGAAGATCTCACACCTCTCACTACACCCATGGTCATAGAAGAGGGGTAAGACTTGTTCCATTTCAATTCTATATTACCCAGCTTTCAACACATAATGGAAACTGTTTTCATTGTTCTTTTAATTGGGCATTCACATATGAAGTCTTACAGACACTAAAGCGAAACCAGCTTGTTTAACTCTAAGGTTCTGTCATTTATTCAGGTATAATGTGACTCAGTCGGAGCTGTTGGCTCTGCTGTGCCGTATAGCTGATGAGCTGTTATTCAGACAGATCGTCTGGCTGAAGCGTTTACCCTTCTACAGCACTCTGTCCATCAAAGACTGCACTCGTTTACTGGGGGCTTCCTGGCATCAGCTCATCCTGCTCTCCTCACTCACTGTGCACAGCGGACAGATACTGGGAGAACTGGCTAACATCACACACCAGTACACACCGTCCAACCTAACACTTCAGGGGTGAGCTAAATGTGTATGAACATTAGTGATCTGTAATGCACGGGAACTCCACCCACTgtaaaatctcattggtccaaaatatCTATGAACGTATACATGTGTGTATGCAGGTTTGGTGAGGATGCCATGGAGGTCATGGAGAGTTTAAATTTTCTCTTCCGTAAGTTTCATCACCTAAATATCAGCAGTGAGGAGTACAGCTGCTTAAAGACCATCACCCTGCTCAATCAAGGTAATACGCACATTACACTAACCTTGATTTACACTGATCTTTGTGGTAATAGCAGATGTGTGTAATTCGAGCGTGTGTGTGTTGTAGATAAGGCAGGTTTGTGCAACACGTCCACACTGGAACAGTTGAGTGAACGTTACTGGTCCGTGTGTCGTGACCTGACCGAACGACTCCACCCTCGTCGACCCAAACGCTTCTCTGACATCATCACCTGCCTCTCCGAGATACGCCTCACCTCAGGTGTGTATCTGTATAATACTAGAGGGAAATTGCAGAAAAGAGTGAACGAAttcaaaaagatacattttttcttaaattgttcaaaagtttggggtccgtaCAAATTTGTAAAATGATTGAGTAggatatatatagaaattaatactttgattcagcaaggatgcattaaattgactgGAGAAATGCTGTAAATGCAACTTGCATTGAACAGTGGTGTGTTTTAAAGCTACAGTACACTCAACACAACCTCATTTTATTCCAAATCTTTGTGACGGTCAGCAGCATACATAATAATATTCACAGCGTATTTCCAGCATTTAGTGGAAAACCTAAAgacagttcaaaaacatttttagctCCAAAGTAGTTTTATCCAAAAATCACTGCAGCACAATATTTCAGACTTGATGTGAAATATTTCATAGACTTATTGTTTCCTATTTAAAATCTTGTTGCGGATCTACTTCATGATACTACATGAATACACAGTTTGAATATACAACAATTAGCCAATCAAAATGTAGCTCTCCTAACTATGTCCTTATTGGTTATAGGTAAGATGATGGCCGTTCCACTGGAGCAGCTCCCACTGCTGTTTAAGGCGGTACTGTACTCCTGCTCAACCAATCAAAACCCTAGGCTAGCCAACAGCTCCACCTCCAAGACATAAGCCATGACTCCAACTTgctgttttagttttttcccccaaatgtatttattacatgACAAAGTTGAATGTAAAACTCTTGACAGATTCGTGTGTGATTTCGAAGTGCACCAAATGTAGCGTTTAACC
Coding sequences within:
- the LOC113064379 gene encoding nuclear receptor subfamily 6 group A member 1-B isoform X1, whose product is MRARRAEGSQRSELRECRRTAERHAQFIFRRMEVENRPNGFDFSKRDKLLSSGFYEENSLQDDTGHSQRSMVSYASKLTDSVECSQNAPEDGGERWCLICGDRASGLHYGIISCEGCKGFFKRSICNKRIYRCNRDKNCQMSRKQRNRCQYCRLQKCLQMGMNRKAIREDGMPGGRNKMIGPVQISLEEIERIMSGQEFKEGAELSDVWSHSYSNHSSPGNSISDGGQTLSFSQLSTSRSVDVSTYPVSCRDQCSGPKLTHSFLLCKYPLPPSTGSSLKTQSHTLSAQLLAAEDLTPLTTPMVIEEGYNVTQSELLALLCRIADELLFRQIVWLKRLPFYSTLSIKDCTRLLGASWHQLILLSSLTVHSGQILGELANITHQYTPSNLTLQGFGEDAMEVMESLNFLFRKFHHLNISSEEYSCLKTITLLNQDKAGLCNTSTLEQLSERYWSVCRDLTERLHPRRPKRFSDIITCLSEIRLTSGKMMAVPLEQLPLLFKAVLYSCSTNQNPRLANSSTSKT
- the LOC113064379 gene encoding nuclear receptor subfamily 6 group A member 1-B isoform X2, coding for MRARRAEGSQRSELRECRRTAERHAQFIFRRMEVENRPNGFDFSKRDKLLSSGFYEENSLQDDTEDGGERWCLICGDRASGLHYGIISCEGCKGFFKRSICNKRIYRCNRDKNCQMSRKQRNRCQYCRLQKCLQMGMNRKAIREDGMPGGRNKMIGPVQISLEEIERIMSGQEFKEGAELSDVWSHSYSNHSSPGNSISDGGQTLSFSQLSTSRSVDVSTYPVSCRDQCSGPKLTHSFLLCKYPLPPSTGSSLKTQSHTLSAQLLAAEDLTPLTTPMVIEEGYNVTQSELLALLCRIADELLFRQIVWLKRLPFYSTLSIKDCTRLLGASWHQLILLSSLTVHSGQILGELANITHQYTPSNLTLQGFGEDAMEVMESLNFLFRKFHHLNISSEEYSCLKTITLLNQDKAGLCNTSTLEQLSERYWSVCRDLTERLHPRRPKRFSDIITCLSEIRLTSGKMMAVPLEQLPLLFKAVLYSCSTNQNPRLANSSTSKT